The genomic DNA CCTCGACCCCCTGGCCGACCTGCTCGCCTCCGACCTGGTGCGCGAGTTCCCCTTCGAGCTGTTCGGCTTCGCCCCCCGCGACCTGGTGCACCTGTTCAGCGACGAGCCCCGCAAGGCACGCGCCTTCCTGCAGACCTTCGTCGAGATCGGCCGCACCTACGACATGTCCGTGGAGAACTTCCTGCTCTCGGCCCTGCGCACCTGGCAGAAACAGCACGGCAACCACTTCCCCGAGCTCGAGGAGGCGGCCGCCGCGTTCCGCGACGCCCACCCCGACCTGGGCACGCCCGCCGACCCGGACCGCCTGGCCGCCCTCCTGGCCGACGAGTTCGGCGTCGTCACCGACGCGACCGCGCTGGCGCCCGACTCGCCCCTGTCCGGCTTCCGCTCGGTGTACCGCCGCGGCCCGCGCCCGGTGCTGCACGTGAACCCGCGCCTGCTGCCCTCCCAGCGGGCCTTCGTGCTGGGACGCGAGATCGGCTTCCGGCTGCTCGGCCTGGACGATGTCCGGCCCGACACCTCGTCCTGGGTGCGGGTCGAGTCGTTCGAGCACCTGGTGAACAACTTCCGCGCGTCGTATTTCGCCGGGGCGCTGCTGCTGCCCGAGGCGCGGCTCGTGCCCGATCTCGAGGCCCTCCTCGCCCAGCCCGCCTGGCGCGAGGAGTCCGTGCGCGACCTGCTGCACCGCCACCGGGCCACGCCCGAGATGTTCCTCTACCGCCTGAGCCAGCTCCTGCCCGGACGGTTCGGCCTGGACCAGCTCTTCTACCTGCGCTTCACCCGCGAGGTGGCCACCGGCGAGATCACCCTCACCAAGGAACTGAACCTCAGCGGCGAACTCGTCCCCTACGGCCTCGG from bacterium includes the following:
- a CDS encoding helix-turn-helix domain-containing protein, with the protein product MSRPVQSENLRLMFGLKVRAYRLERHLSLKQLAASSGLAVSYLSEIEQGRKYPKPEKMLPLADALGVAYDELVSLQVDASLDPLADLLASDLVREFPFELFGFAPRDLVHLFSDEPRKARAFLQTFVEIGRTYDMSVENFLLSALRTWQKQHGNHFPELEEAAAAFRDAHPDLGTPADPDRLAALLADEFGVVTDATALAPDSPLSGFRSVYRRGPRPVLHVNPRLLPSQRAFVLGREIGFRLLGLDDVRPDTSSWVRVESFEHLVNNFRASYFAGALLLPEARLVPDLEALLAQPAWREESVRDLLHRHRATPEMFLYRLSQLLPGRFGLDQLFYLRFTREVATGEITLTKELNLSGELVPYGLGLREHYCRRWLPLRQLIDRAPPDLRQSREPVIGLQRVRFLESGNDFLLVSMARPLSLTDARQSAMTVGFGLSGTQAGRLGFAADPGLETVAVNETCERCALAAAECRDRVAPPLVHEQHSRQQAREDALRRLLAAPPGVPGAPPPEGPP